A window of Photobacterium sp. GJ3 contains these coding sequences:
- a CDS encoding L-alanine exporter AlaE gives MRHAAADTFAMVVFCFITGMMIEVFVSGMTLQQSLASRTLSIPVNIAIAWPYGVFRDWMIRQGTRLSPQGWMKFASDMLAYVLFQSPVYAAILWVVGADADQIMTAVASNAVVSGILGGVYGQFLEACRRMFKVPGYYQQA, from the coding sequence ATGCGTCATGCTGCGGCAGACACATTCGCGATGGTCGTTTTTTGCTTTATCACAGGCATGATGATTGAAGTTTTTGTGTCTGGTATGACGTTACAGCAATCGTTAGCTTCTCGAACCCTGTCGATCCCGGTGAATATTGCGATTGCCTGGCCCTACGGGGTTTTCCGTGACTGGATGATTCGTCAGGGGACCCGATTGAGTCCGCAAGGCTGGATGAAGTTTGCTTCAGATATGCTGGCTTATGTGCTGTTCCAGTCACCCGTTTATGCCGCAATTTTGTGGGTTGTGGGGGCTGATGCTGATCAGATCATGACTGCTGTTGCCAGTAATGCCGTTGTGAGTGGGATCCTCGGAGGGGTCTACGGTCAGTTTCTTGAAGCATGTCGCCGTATGTTTAAAGTGCCGGGTTATTACCAGCAAGCCTGA
- a CDS encoding M4 family metallopeptidase, with amino-acid sequence MKTNKRQKVAVLTLGSLFTLPTLAADMVDVTDVSVLEQGLSARSVAPLNNSFKAVKTVNLPNGKQKVRYQQLYQGIPVYNTGVVATSNAKGVTQVHGQMAQNVEQDLPAVLPGLQGKQALNIAKAHHAAAHAQLAPEALPVENEQVKLMVRLNESNQAQLVYQVSFFVASEEPSRPFFFVDANSGDVLDTWESIAHIQAPGTGPGGNTKTGQYQFGVDFPNFMVEKNGSTCTMNTSAVKTVDLNHRTSGSTAFSYNCSTDANFNDRKQINGAYSPLNDAHYFGQVVFDMYKDWLNTAPLTFQLTMRVHYSNSYENAFWDGQAMTFGDGYSTFYPLVDINVSAHEVSHGFTEQNSGLEYRNMSGGINEAFSDIAGEAAEYYMRGSVDWVVGSDIFKQSGGLRYFDQPSRDGRSIDHASEYTSGLNVHYSSGVFNRAYYLLSNKAGWDPRKGFEIFAVANQLYWTPNSTFDQGGCGVVKAAQDLGYNTADVVDAFNTVGVNAACGTTPPPTGDTLEKGKPISGLTGNANGELHYTFTVPANVSSASVNVSGGAGDVDLYVKAGSKPTTTSWDCRPYRYGNNETCNVAVSSNQTYYVMLRGYSSFSGVTLSLNY; translated from the coding sequence ATGAAAACAAACAAACGACAAAAAGTAGCAGTATTAACGCTAGGATCTTTATTTACCTTACCAACACTAGCAGCAGACATGGTTGATGTCACGGATGTCTCTGTCTTAGAGCAGGGGCTGTCGGCACGTTCCGTGGCGCCTCTAAATAACAGTTTTAAAGCGGTCAAAACAGTGAATTTGCCGAATGGCAAACAAAAGGTTCGCTATCAGCAGCTCTATCAAGGGATACCCGTTTATAACACCGGTGTTGTGGCTACATCGAATGCCAAAGGGGTGACTCAGGTTCATGGTCAGATGGCTCAGAATGTTGAGCAGGATTTGCCAGCCGTTTTACCTGGTTTACAAGGAAAACAGGCACTGAATATTGCCAAAGCACATCATGCTGCGGCCCATGCACAACTGGCGCCGGAAGCACTGCCCGTGGAAAACGAGCAAGTGAAGCTGATGGTCCGCCTCAATGAAAGCAATCAGGCTCAGCTGGTTTATCAAGTGAGTTTCTTTGTCGCCAGTGAAGAGCCATCCCGTCCATTCTTTTTTGTTGATGCGAATTCTGGAGATGTGCTGGATACCTGGGAAAGCATTGCACATATTCAGGCACCGGGTACAGGCCCTGGCGGCAACACCAAGACCGGGCAATATCAGTTTGGCGTCGACTTTCCGAACTTCATGGTCGAAAAGAATGGCTCAACCTGTACCATGAATACCAGTGCGGTAAAAACGGTTGACCTGAACCATCGCACGTCAGGTTCAACGGCTTTCAGCTACAACTGTTCGACGGATGCAAACTTTAACGACCGGAAACAAATTAATGGTGCTTATTCTCCGTTGAATGATGCGCATTACTTTGGTCAGGTTGTTTTTGATATGTATAAAGACTGGCTGAATACCGCGCCACTGACCTTCCAGCTCACCATGCGTGTTCATTATAGTAATAGCTATGAAAATGCCTTCTGGGACGGACAGGCGATGACCTTTGGTGATGGTTATTCGACGTTCTACCCACTGGTCGATATTAACGTGAGTGCGCACGAAGTGAGCCACGGTTTCACCGAGCAAAACTCAGGTCTGGAATACCGGAACATGTCCGGTGGTATTAACGAAGCATTCTCTGATATCGCGGGTGAGGCGGCTGAATACTACATGCGTGGCAGTGTTGACTGGGTCGTTGGCAGCGACATCTTCAAGCAATCGGGCGGCTTGCGTTATTTTGATCAACCTTCCCGTGATGGCCGTTCGATTGACCATGCATCCGAGTACACTTCTGGTTTGAATGTTCACTATTCAAGCGGTGTCTTCAACCGTGCTTACTACCTTCTGTCGAATAAAGCGGGCTGGGATCCACGGAAAGGCTTTGAAATTTTTGCAGTTGCAAACCAATTGTACTGGACACCGAATTCAACCTTTGATCAGGGCGGTTGTGGCGTTGTGAAAGCGGCTCAGGATTTGGGCTATAACACGGCTGATGTTGTTGATGCGTTTAATACAGTCGGTGTGAACGCAGCCTGTGGTACAACACCGCCTCCAACGGGTGATACGCTGGAAAAAGGTAAACCAATCAGTGGCCTGACTGGTAATGCGAACGGCGAACTGCATTATACCTTTACCGTACCTGCCAATGTTTCCAGTGCATCAGTGAACGTTTCTGGTGGCGCCGGTGATGTGGATCTGTATGTGAAAGCGGGCAGCAAACCGACCACGACATCCTGGGATTGCCGGCCTTACCGTTACGGGAACAATGAAACCTGTAACGTCGCTGTGTCTTCCAATCAGACTTACTATGTCATGCTGCGTGGTTACAGCAGCTTCTCTGGTGTGACGCTGAGCCTGAACTACTAA
- a CDS encoding cyclopropane-fatty-acyl-phospholipid synthase family protein: MTTMVSHKTTSELSLSEETKNIIYDIKNRLIENQSSLILSLEDTLTLVDELATFDLGIFLLHNRGLNGYWTSYIFTEQCDSEDTHPLKYWLMENSLLCQARERFLRFKHLLKNEIDHVDAIASIPCGVMDELLDQDYRGRSDVKLFGIDLDPESIAYAKKKAHRVGLSDICRFDIKDAWSLDYSDEFDVITSNGLNMYESNSARLIELYRNFANALKPGGILYISFLTPPPEPGDSEWQKYGIPQADLMKEFSIFGDILQATYLNFVSEDEIRTQMEDAGLVVTDVYYNERGVLPILKAVKPA, from the coding sequence ATGACGACAATGGTTTCGCATAAGACAACATCTGAACTATCTCTTTCTGAAGAAACAAAAAATATTATATATGATATTAAAAATAGACTTATAGAAAACCAATCTAGTCTGATTCTTTCTTTAGAAGATACGTTGACTTTAGTTGATGAGTTAGCAACCTTCGATTTAGGCATTTTTCTACTACACAATCGTGGCTTGAATGGGTATTGGACGTCCTATATTTTCACGGAACAGTGTGATTCTGAGGATACACATCCACTGAAATACTGGCTGATGGAAAACTCATTGTTATGTCAGGCACGAGAAAGATTTCTTCGTTTTAAGCACCTCTTGAAAAATGAAATAGATCATGTGGATGCTATTGCCTCTATTCCTTGTGGCGTCATGGATGAGTTATTAGATCAGGACTATCGTGGTCGATCAGATGTGAAATTATTCGGTATTGATCTCGATCCGGAGTCTATAGCGTATGCGAAGAAAAAAGCACATCGCGTTGGATTATCTGATATATGCCGGTTCGATATTAAGGATGCGTGGTCTTTAGATTATTCTGATGAATTTGATGTGATTACAAGCAATGGTTTGAACATGTATGAATCCAACTCAGCACGTCTGATTGAATTATACCGTAACTTCGCGAATGCCCTTAAGCCAGGTGGAATCCTCTATATTAGTTTTCTGACGCCACCACCTGAACCGGGTGATTCTGAATGGCAGAAATATGGTATTCCTCAAGCTGATCTCATGAAAGAGTTTTCAATTTTTGGTGATATTTTACAAGCGACCTATTTGAATTTTGTCAGTGAAGATGAAATCAGAACTCAAATGGAGGATGCTGGTTTGGTGGTCACAGATGTTTACTACAACGAACGTGGCGTTTTACCAATATTGAAGGCAGTGAAGCCAGCGTAA
- a CDS encoding UPF0149 family protein: protein MSAQLSAILQNTELSEHLLSEYQTRGFVTAMAAAPHLLDPAEWLAYLWGGEETSPFSTPEELENYANAIVEIWNESRQALLTSAWQWPEACQLDDRELVTEETRAFAEGVLQGWQLARDDWETIMPEDSQDNALLGGVLLSVSLLYDPENAIAALSEQGAEGLAQFEEIYHAIPQMLCGLTQRAQQLTENS from the coding sequence ATGTCTGCACAACTTTCAGCAATCCTGCAAAACACAGAGCTGAGTGAGCACTTACTGTCTGAATACCAAACCCGAGGCTTTGTCACCGCAATGGCGGCTGCGCCTCATCTGCTGGATCCGGCTGAATGGCTGGCTTACCTTTGGGGTGGCGAGGAAACCTCACCTTTCAGTACGCCCGAAGAACTCGAAAACTATGCGAATGCGATTGTCGAGATTTGGAATGAATCCCGTCAGGCACTGCTGACGAGCGCCTGGCAATGGCCTGAGGCGTGCCAACTGGACGACAGAGAACTGGTAACCGAAGAAACCAGAGCCTTCGCTGAAGGCGTCTTACAGGGATGGCAGCTTGCCCGTGATGACTGGGAAACGATTATGCCGGAAGACAGCCAGGACAATGCGCTGCTTGGTGGCGTGTTGCTGTCAGTCAGCCTGTTGTATGATCCGGAGAATGCAATTGCAGCCTTGTCTGAGCAAGGCGCCGAAGGTCTGGCACAGTTTGAGGAAATCTATCATGCGATTCCGCAAATGCTCTGCGGGCTCACGCAGCGTGCACAACAACTGACAGAAAACAGCTGA
- the nadA gene encoding quinolinate synthase NadA: MSLTFDPTEMVYPFPPKPIPLTVNEQEDYKSKIKALLKEKEAVLIAHYYTDPEIQALAEETGGFVGDSLEMARFGNQHPAKTLIICGVRFMGESAKILTPEKQVLMPTLEAECSLDLGCPEKEFTEFCDAHPDHTVVVYANTSAAVKARADWVVTSSIALEIVEHLDSEGKSIIWGPDRHLGSYIQKKTGAEMLLWQGECVVHDEFSAKALKDMKHLHPDAAILVHPESPASVVALADAVGSTSQLIKAAKSLPQQKLIVATDKGIFFKMQQMVPEKELIEAPTAGAGATCRSCAHCPWMAMNGLKAIETALREGGEKHEIFVDESIRVKSLIPLNRMLDFAAALQLQVKGNA; encoded by the coding sequence CTTACTGAAAGAAAAAGAGGCCGTTCTGATCGCGCATTATTACACGGATCCGGAAATTCAGGCCCTGGCTGAAGAAACGGGTGGTTTTGTTGGTGATTCACTCGAAATGGCGCGTTTCGGGAATCAGCACCCGGCGAAGACCCTCATTATTTGTGGCGTTCGCTTCATGGGTGAATCAGCCAAAATCCTTACGCCTGAAAAACAGGTGTTGATGCCGACACTGGAAGCAGAGTGTTCTTTAGACTTAGGTTGTCCTGAAAAAGAGTTTACTGAATTTTGCGATGCGCATCCGGACCATACCGTTGTTGTCTATGCCAATACTTCTGCAGCCGTGAAAGCTCGTGCAGACTGGGTGGTGACTTCAAGTATTGCACTGGAAATTGTTGAGCATCTTGACAGTGAAGGCAAGTCCATCATCTGGGGCCCGGATCGTCACCTGGGCAGTTATATCCAGAAGAAGACAGGTGCAGAGATGTTGCTGTGGCAGGGAGAGTGCGTCGTTCACGACGAGTTTTCAGCCAAAGCTTTGAAAGACATGAAACACTTGCACCCCGATGCCGCAATTCTGGTTCATCCGGAATCTCCGGCGAGTGTGGTTGCTTTAGCGGATGCAGTGGGTTCAACCAGTCAGCTGATCAAAGCGGCGAAAAGCCTGCCGCAACAGAAATTGATTGTTGCAACGGACAAAGGCATTTTCTTTAAAATGCAGCAAATGGTTCCGGAAAAAGAATTGATTGAAGCGCCGACTGCAGGTGCAGGTGCAACTTGCCGCAGTTGTGCACATTGCCCGTGGATGGCGATGAATGGCCTGAAAGCGATTGAGACGGCACTTCGTGAAGGCGGTGAAAAGCATGAGATTTTTGTGGATGAGTCAATTCGCGTGAAATCTTTGATCCCGTTGAATCGGATGCTGGACTTTGCTGCGGCACTTCAGCTTCAGGTCAAAGGGAATGCCTGA
- a CDS encoding diiron oxygenase: MEEKRKISINDKDAREGLSPLYIQKWEKRSSIRTRPEKKIDFTIDGHFFPEDNQPVLLDERLKNISDDEKSELLIRSLFKYLNDIVTLEIKLISSACNKLIYSDLPVSYPEQIKMNAYTVIIDEYYHVYVARDLMNQLKSQYPYLKQDVLPQSDSYYSVTEIMSRLDDENKELFEIIAVCIFETTLVRELVEFFNAKSVHPSIKNYVNDHMNDESRHYIFFMELLKYTWGEMSESSRKDIGRHIADFVKMYLNVESEKSFNKSYLDSMIDDEEENKNVIDRIYKGFEVTPDVPIVKNVMRALKRTELLDDKYVKSGFINAGWII, translated from the coding sequence ATGGAAGAGAAGAGAAAAATCTCAATCAATGATAAAGATGCACGAGAAGGGCTATCACCCTTATATATACAGAAGTGGGAGAAACGATCTTCCATCAGAACGCGACCAGAAAAGAAAATTGACTTCACCATTGATGGCCATTTTTTCCCGGAGGATAACCAACCTGTATTACTGGATGAACGATTGAAAAATATCAGTGATGATGAAAAATCTGAACTCTTAATTCGGTCTCTTTTTAAATACTTAAATGATATTGTAACTTTAGAGATTAAGCTGATCAGCTCGGCGTGTAACAAATTAATCTACTCTGATTTACCTGTTTCTTATCCTGAGCAAATTAAAATGAACGCATACACGGTAATCATTGATGAGTATTATCATGTATATGTTGCTCGGGATTTAATGAATCAACTGAAATCCCAGTATCCTTACTTGAAGCAAGATGTTCTGCCTCAATCAGATTCTTATTATTCAGTCACAGAAATCATGAGTCGATTAGATGATGAGAATAAAGAACTATTCGAAATTATTGCAGTCTGTATATTTGAAACAACTTTGGTTAGGGAACTGGTCGAGTTTTTCAATGCAAAGTCTGTCCACCCATCGATCAAAAATTATGTAAATGATCATATGAATGATGAATCAAGACACTATATATTCTTTATGGAGCTCTTGAAATATACCTGGGGAGAGATGTCCGAATCATCGAGAAAAGATATTGGTCGTCATATCGCAGACTTCGTGAAAATGTACTTAAATGTTGAATCTGAGAAATCGTTTAATAAAAGCTACCTCGATAGCATGATTGATGATGAAGAAGAGAATAAGAATGTTATTGATAGAATTTACAAAGGTTTTGAAGTTACTCCTGATGTGCCTATCGTAAAAAATGTTATGCGTGCACTAAAGCGTACAGAATTATTAGATGACAAATATGTTAAGTCTGGTTTCATCAATGCTGGTTGGATTATTTAA
- the mscM gene encoding miniconductance mechanosensitive channel MscM yields MRKLLEPFSILLLLFSLCSAVASEEAADTPVSDPLVQYSQALDKQIELTESQESTSENEKLLERLLQAQDQLEKAKSYQKQVEESRQLLDNFGEETQSLKAQLKDFNASTFPDFSQWGQDQLTLEIADQDNKLEQLELRRHNFRNELEDIERDIDAFPKRAEQLHQQIGDAEKAQKQAERDRDTQLLLVHNIEFAFYNNQLSALETELLAADNRRTLTKQKLQLVNAEIEARQAYRNNLQLMLNRLLRTEAEQTAQDTDALVQELEDLPPELKQLSEENRRYANVLSSLSDQLDQVQEQQETTDHQLEQVAKTSEDLSNMAEWLSLSPAFSENMRTRLSRLPSPPNMGGLDNQIAQNQVRKYEYQQRYEDLSDIADSPPTKNLSDEQKTQQGELIENNLSLLEKLIDSSDILIYQQATLKVAFDKLNTSLEQLKNNAARLLFWAPDTNAFSLKLVENTLEKLQWFFSPSHWVGLLKVPFVADPILLGFCLIIISLLILALSWCRKRWKKYLSETSQSIGKVTRDRFSFSTINVVISGLFAWPVPLTVAVVGALLTALWQLPFIHHLGQALALPWPLVMFCFMRELVRPDGLLIKHFDWQPSLVARCFGHYRRLIWLYLPMMVIQNFAIDYNDSEVNATLGRLAFLISNLAVSFFLWRMANERIPMTYRDLPQGQLHIGHHLFWWLLILLPQVLNYFALQGYLGSAQKLMSKLEYAAVLGVFTLLIYYLIKRLMLIQRRRLAFERAKAKRQEILAQRKAELLEEKEEPASHELHIDIEEPEVDLDIISAQSLRLLRSLLLLIFLSLLALLSSDLYQATSFLEDITLWDVNANIDGIEQLSHITLKSVLLALLALWLTAILARDLPGAMELLVLQHISLSPGTGYAITSLTRYLAIFFGIIIGSALIGFDWSKMQWLIAALGVGLGFGLQEIFANFISGLIILFEKPIRIGDTVTIRDLTGVVAKINTRATTIVDWDRKEVIVPNKAFVTEQFVNWSLSDSITRVTISISVKYLADTDLVTQLLFDAAEECELVLDNPAPEVFFLSITADAQNFEVRAYAAETGHRLSLTHDLHSRIKRKFLRHDISIAHPQLEVAIKKQQRHPLSR; encoded by the coding sequence ATGCGCAAATTATTAGAACCGTTCTCTATTTTGCTGTTACTTTTCTCGCTCTGCTCTGCGGTTGCAAGCGAAGAGGCAGCCGACACCCCGGTCAGCGATCCACTGGTACAGTACAGCCAAGCGCTGGACAAACAAATCGAACTGACAGAGAGTCAGGAATCGACTTCAGAGAATGAAAAGTTGCTGGAACGCCTGCTGCAGGCGCAGGATCAATTAGAAAAAGCCAAAAGTTATCAGAAACAGGTTGAAGAGAGCCGCCAGTTGCTGGATAACTTCGGCGAAGAAACGCAATCTCTGAAAGCGCAACTCAAAGATTTTAATGCATCGACTTTTCCCGATTTCAGTCAATGGGGGCAAGATCAGCTGACGCTTGAAATTGCAGATCAAGACAACAAGCTCGAACAACTGGAACTGCGCCGTCATAACTTTCGCAACGAACTGGAAGATATTGAACGCGACATCGACGCGTTTCCAAAGCGAGCCGAACAACTTCACCAGCAGATTGGTGATGCTGAAAAAGCTCAGAAACAAGCCGAACGGGACCGGGATACGCAACTGCTTCTGGTCCACAACATTGAATTTGCTTTCTACAATAATCAGCTTTCAGCGCTGGAAACGGAACTGCTTGCTGCAGATAACCGCCGAACCTTAACCAAACAAAAGCTTCAGTTGGTGAATGCCGAGATTGAAGCCCGGCAGGCTTACCGGAATAATCTCCAGCTGATGCTGAACCGGCTGCTCAGAACAGAAGCCGAGCAAACCGCACAAGATACGGATGCACTGGTTCAGGAACTGGAAGACTTACCCCCGGAACTGAAGCAACTAAGCGAAGAGAACCGACGATATGCCAATGTGCTTTCATCGCTTTCAGACCAGCTCGATCAAGTCCAGGAGCAACAGGAAACAACGGATCATCAGTTAGAGCAGGTCGCCAAAACCTCCGAAGATCTGAGCAACATGGCTGAATGGCTTTCGCTCAGCCCGGCTTTCAGTGAAAACATGCGAACCCGCCTGAGCCGGCTGCCCAGCCCGCCAAACATGGGCGGACTGGACAATCAGATTGCTCAAAATCAGGTTCGGAAATACGAATACCAGCAGCGATATGAAGATCTCTCGGATATTGCCGATTCTCCCCCGACAAAGAACCTCTCTGATGAGCAGAAAACGCAGCAGGGAGAACTGATTGAAAACAACCTCTCCCTGCTTGAAAAGCTGATTGATAGCAGCGACATTCTGATTTATCAGCAGGCGACGTTAAAAGTCGCTTTCGATAAACTCAATACCTCTCTGGAACAGCTCAAAAATAATGCAGCCCGGCTTTTGTTCTGGGCACCGGATACCAATGCCTTCAGCCTGAAACTAGTTGAAAACACATTGGAAAAACTGCAATGGTTTTTCTCGCCGTCCCATTGGGTCGGACTGCTGAAAGTTCCTTTTGTTGCCGATCCAATCCTGCTTGGGTTCTGTCTGATCATTATCAGCCTGCTGATTCTGGCTTTAAGCTGGTGCCGGAAACGCTGGAAAAAATATCTGAGTGAAACCAGCCAATCGATCGGCAAAGTCACCCGAGACAGATTCAGTTTCAGCACTATCAACGTGGTTATCTCAGGGCTGTTTGCATGGCCGGTTCCTCTGACTGTTGCAGTCGTGGGTGCGTTGCTGACTGCATTATGGCAACTCCCCTTTATTCATCATCTTGGCCAGGCGCTAGCCCTGCCCTGGCCGCTGGTTATGTTCTGCTTTATGCGTGAACTGGTCCGCCCGGATGGTCTGCTCATTAAACATTTCGACTGGCAGCCTTCGCTGGTGGCCCGGTGTTTTGGTCATTACCGGCGACTGATCTGGCTGTACTTGCCGATGATGGTCATTCAGAATTTCGCCATTGATTACAATGACTCCGAAGTCAATGCGACTCTGGGTCGTTTAGCATTTCTGATCAGTAACCTTGCCGTCAGTTTCTTTCTCTGGCGCATGGCCAATGAACGGATTCCCATGACCTATCGCGATTTGCCGCAAGGCCAGTTGCACATTGGTCATCATCTCTTCTGGTGGCTGCTGATTTTGCTGCCACAAGTGCTGAACTATTTTGCGCTCCAGGGTTACCTCGGTTCGGCTCAGAAGCTGATGTCCAAACTTGAATATGCAGCCGTCCTTGGCGTATTTACGCTCCTGATCTATTACCTGATCAAACGATTAATGCTGATTCAGCGGCGGCGGCTCGCCTTTGAACGGGCGAAAGCCAAACGGCAGGAAATTCTGGCACAGCGGAAAGCAGAATTACTGGAAGAAAAAGAAGAGCCTGCCAGTCATGAGCTGCACATTGACATCGAAGAACCCGAAGTCGATCTGGATATCATCAGTGCGCAATCTCTGCGCCTGCTGCGATCCCTGTTATTGCTGATCTTTCTTTCGCTGCTGGCCCTGCTCTCTTCAGACTTATATCAGGCCACCAGCTTTCTGGAGGATATTACCTTATGGGATGTCAATGCGAACATTGATGGCATTGAGCAACTCAGTCATATCACCCTGAAAAGTGTGCTGCTGGCATTGCTGGCCTTATGGTTAACCGCCATTCTGGCGCGAGATCTGCCGGGTGCCATGGAGTTGTTGGTATTGCAGCATATCAGTCTGAGTCCGGGGACAGGCTACGCGATTACCTCGCTGACCCGTTATCTGGCCATTTTCTTTGGCATCATCATCGGCTCGGCTTTGATTGGATTTGACTGGTCGAAAATGCAGTGGCTGATTGCGGCCTTGGGTGTGGGTCTTGGATTTGGTTTGCAGGAAATTTTTGCCAATTTCATTTCCGGCCTGATTATTCTCTTCGAGAAACCCATTCGTATCGGGGATACGGTGACCATTCGCGATCTGACCGGCGTTGTTGCCAAAATCAACACGCGTGCCACGACGATTGTCGACTGGGACAGAAAAGAAGTAATTGTGCCGAACAAAGCCTTTGTCACAGAACAGTTCGTCAACTGGTCACTGTCTGATTCAATCACCCGGGTCACTATTTCCATCAGTGTCAAATACCTCGCCGACACAGATCTGGTCACCCAACTGCTGTTTGATGCCGCAGAAGAATGTGAGCTGGTTCTGGACAACCCGGCGCCCGAGGTTTTCTTCCTCAGTATCACCGCCGATGCACAGAACTTTGAAGTACGCGCCTACGCTGCAGAAACGGGGCACCGGCTCAGCCTGACACACGATCTGCACAGCCGAATCAAACGCAAATTCCTGCGTCATGATATTTCAATTGCTCATCCGCAACTCGAGGTCGCCATCAAAAAGCAACAACGGCATCCGTTGAGTCGCTAA
- a CDS encoding multidrug effflux MFS transporter → MSKASGKMDIVPFLLLLSLLAGCIEIDMSIPSFPDIAKEFNAEIGLIQLTIALNFVGFVVGALIYGPLSESYGRRKVILFGSMMMLLGAIGCVFSTSIEFLLFSRLIQGIGACAPVVVVFAIISDKYEGAKMYGLFGLVNAFMSIVMSLAPLAGGWVNYHLGWRGNYAVVAIITLISFIALMLFLPETKKDKVTVNLKFLTDSYRKLVTSSTFLTASLVPSLLFSAYMVFIASSAFLYRETFELSLFQFVIHFFIVVASFSVTSLLSTRVTTLIGGADKAEKVGIFMVIASLCLLVIFGDDAILVTTLMSIFCIGFALLYPIVFGRSMSVFPEMFGIASAFNMSSRSLLVVGSTTLSSYLYTGDPLEMAYIMLSVSSIALVLTIIFYLRKDKQTFADSY, encoded by the coding sequence ATGAGTAAAGCGTCAGGTAAAATGGATATCGTTCCATTTCTTTTATTGCTGTCATTATTGGCAGGTTGTATAGAAATAGATATGTCAATTCCGAGCTTTCCGGATATAGCTAAAGAATTCAACGCAGAAATTGGTTTAATACAGTTAACCATTGCGTTGAATTTTGTCGGGTTTGTGGTAGGTGCATTGATTTACGGGCCACTTTCTGAGAGCTACGGGCGCAGAAAAGTGATTCTGTTTGGTTCAATGATGATGCTATTGGGCGCGATTGGGTGTGTTTTTTCGACAAGCATTGAATTTCTGCTTTTCTCAAGGCTTATTCAGGGGATTGGTGCTTGTGCTCCAGTTGTCGTTGTTTTTGCAATTATTTCGGATAAATACGAAGGCGCAAAAATGTATGGCCTGTTTGGCCTTGTGAATGCATTTATGTCGATTGTGATGTCTTTAGCGCCGTTGGCTGGGGGCTGGGTTAACTATCACTTAGGTTGGCGAGGAAATTATGCTGTTGTTGCGATCATCACATTGATCTCATTCATCGCGTTAATGCTGTTTTTACCAGAGACGAAAAAAGATAAAGTCACTGTTAACTTGAAATTCTTAACCGACAGTTATCGTAAACTCGTCACAAGTTCAACTTTCTTGACTGCCTCTCTTGTTCCTTCTTTGCTGTTTTCAGCCTATATGGTATTTATTGCATCCTCAGCATTTTTGTATCGAGAAACGTTTGAGCTTTCATTATTTCAGTTTGTGATTCATTTCTTCATTGTTGTGGCATCATTTTCTGTCACCAGTTTACTTTCCACTAGGGTAACGACTTTGATTGGCGGTGCAGACAAAGCTGAGAAAGTCGGTATATTCATGGTGATCGCCAGCCTCTGTTTGCTTGTTATCTTTGGGGATGACGCAATACTGGTGACAACACTGATGAGTATTTTCTGTATTGGTTTTGCATTGTTGTATCCCATTGTATTTGGTCGTTCAATGAGTGTTTTTCCTGAAATGTTTGGTATTGCATCTGCATTTAATATGAGTTCAAGATCATTGCTTGTCGTTGGATCAACCACATTAAGTAGTTATTTATACACGGGAGATCCTCTAGAGATGGCATATATCATGTTGAGTGTTTCTTCAATTGCATTAGTGTTGACGATTATTTTTTACCTCCGAAAAGATAAGCAAACCTTCGCAGATTCATATTAA